In Cyclopterus lumpus isolate fCycLum1 chromosome 9, fCycLum1.pri, whole genome shotgun sequence, a single genomic region encodes these proteins:
- the slc25a37 gene encoding mitoferrin-1 isoform X2, translating into MQCLQPDPNAQYRSVYQALKRIIQTEGIFRPLRGLNITMMGAGPAHALYFACYERVKHSLSDVIQSGGNSHLANGLAGSVATVLHDAVMNPAEVVKQRMQMYNSPYRGLLDCLQTITRTEGLGAFYRSYSTQLTMNIPFQAVHFITYELMQEQLNPHRLYHPGSHIMSGAAAGAISAAITTPLDVCKTLLNTQENVALNSMNISGHLSGMANTFRTVYRLGGLAAFFKGAQARIIYQMPSTAIAWSVYEFFKYFLTKQQFDQDAGPRAM; encoded by the exons ATGCAGTGCCTGCAGCCGGATCCAAATGCACAGTACAGGAGTGTGTATCAGGCTCTGAAAAGGATCATCCAGACAGAGGGGATCTTCAGACCGCTGAGGGGCCTCAACATCACCATGATGGGAGCGGGACCCGCACATGCGCTCTACTTTGCCTGCTATGAACGGGTCAAACATTCACTAAGTGACGTCATTCAGAGTGGAGGCAACAGCCATTTAGCCAATG GTTTGGCTGGTAGTGTGGCCACTGTTCTCCATGATGCAGTCATGAACCCAGCTGAAG TGGTAAAGCAGAGGATGCAAATGTACAACTCGCCATATCGAGGACTTTTGGACTGTCTCCAAACAATAACGCGTACTGAGGGTTTGGGAGCCTTTTACCGGAGCTACAGCACACAGCTGACGATGAACATCCCTTTCCAGGCCGTTCACTTCATCACCTACGAGCTGATGCAGGAACAGTTAAACCCCCACAGACTTTATCACCCTGGCAGCCACATAATGTCGGGAGCAGCAGCGGGAGCCATTTCTGCAGCAATAACCACTCCACTTGACGTTTGTAAAACTCTGCTTAACACACAAGAGAATGTAGCGCTGAACTCCATGAACATCAGCGGCCATTTATCGGGAATGGCCAATACCTTCAGGACAGTGTACCGGCTAGGTGGTCTCGCTGCCTTTTTTAAAGGGGCCCAAGCTCGGATTATATACCAGATGCCCTCCACTGCCATCGCCTGGTCAGTGTACGAGTTCTTCAAGTACTTCCTGACGAAGCAGCAGTTTGACCAGGATGCAGGACCTCGAGCGATGTAA
- the slc25a37 gene encoding mitoferrin-1 isoform X1 encodes MELSSDPAAATVEMSQVPSKDDEPSDSDGHYESLPPHVSVATHMTAGAVAGILEHTVMYPVDSVKTRMQCLQPDPNAQYRSVYQALKRIIQTEGIFRPLRGLNITMMGAGPAHALYFACYERVKHSLSDVIQSGGNSHLANGLAGSVATVLHDAVMNPAEVVKQRMQMYNSPYRGLLDCLQTITRTEGLGAFYRSYSTQLTMNIPFQAVHFITYELMQEQLNPHRLYHPGSHIMSGAAAGAISAAITTPLDVCKTLLNTQENVALNSMNISGHLSGMANTFRTVYRLGGLAAFFKGAQARIIYQMPSTAIAWSVYEFFKYFLTKQQFDQDAGPRAM; translated from the exons ATGGAGCTGAGCTCAGATCCTGCAGCGGCCACTGTGGAGATGTCGCAGGTCCCGAGCAAAGACGACGAGCCGTCGGATAGCGACGGCCACTACGAGAGCTTGCCACCTCATGTCTCCGTGGCGACCCACATGACAGCCGGAGCCGTGGCGGGCATCCTGGAGCACACGGTGATGTACCCGGTGGATTCTGTCAAG ACAAGGATGCAGTGCCTGCAGCCGGATCCAAATGCACAGTACAGGAGTGTGTATCAGGCTCTGAAAAGGATCATCCAGACAGAGGGGATCTTCAGACCGCTGAGGGGCCTCAACATCACCATGATGGGAGCGGGACCCGCACATGCGCTCTACTTTGCCTGCTATGAACGGGTCAAACATTCACTAAGTGACGTCATTCAGAGTGGAGGCAACAGCCATTTAGCCAATG GTTTGGCTGGTAGTGTGGCCACTGTTCTCCATGATGCAGTCATGAACCCAGCTGAAG TGGTAAAGCAGAGGATGCAAATGTACAACTCGCCATATCGAGGACTTTTGGACTGTCTCCAAACAATAACGCGTACTGAGGGTTTGGGAGCCTTTTACCGGAGCTACAGCACACAGCTGACGATGAACATCCCTTTCCAGGCCGTTCACTTCATCACCTACGAGCTGATGCAGGAACAGTTAAACCCCCACAGACTTTATCACCCTGGCAGCCACATAATGTCGGGAGCAGCAGCGGGAGCCATTTCTGCAGCAATAACCACTCCACTTGACGTTTGTAAAACTCTGCTTAACACACAAGAGAATGTAGCGCTGAACTCCATGAACATCAGCGGCCATTTATCGGGAATGGCCAATACCTTCAGGACAGTGTACCGGCTAGGTGGTCTCGCTGCCTTTTTTAAAGGGGCCCAAGCTCGGATTATATACCAGATGCCCTCCACTGCCATCGCCTGGTCAGTGTACGAGTTCTTCAAGTACTTCCTGACGAAGCAGCAGTTTGACCAGGATGCAGGACCTCGAGCGATGTAA
- the entpd4 gene encoding ectonucleoside triphosphate diphosphohydrolase 4 isoform X3, giving the protein MVPSLRQLLFIGLVLCLIGLLYLLLVTGKGHASWIREENHFHRHLAKVNDVDATDTSNPNLNYGLVVDCGSSGSRVFVYCWPRHNGNPRDLLDIRQMRDQHRKPVVMKIKPGISELAKTPEKASDYIYPLLSFASEHIPKNKHQETPLYILCTAGMRILPESQQEALLEDLRTDIPVHFNFLFSDSHVEVISGKQEGVYAWIGINFVLGRFNHVHNDNKAVVEVHVPGSDQQEALMRKRTAGVLDMGGVSTQIAYEVPKTVSFASPQQEEVAKNLLAEFNLGCDAHRTEHVYRVYVSTFLGFGGNAARQRYEESVIRNIATRNKLLGQRMGETPESPLLDPCLPADLLDEIGPSTQKLHLRGTGDFDQCRQILQPFLNRTNETLTSLSGIYQPAIDYTNSQFYGFSEFYYCTEDVLRMGGDYNASKYAQAAKSYCSTQWKTLREQFDSGWYASHADHHRLKYQCFKSAWLYEVLHSGFSFPENYKNLRTALLVYDKEVQWTLGAILYRTRFLPLRDIPQESLKGVHSHWRHSFSFVNNHYLFLACFFIVLLSIMLYLLRLRRIHRRDTPSSVTWLEEGLGSPTLPINL; this is encoded by the exons ATGGTACCTTCCCTCAGACAGCTGCTCTTCATCGGCCTGGTGCTCTGCCTCATAGGACTGCTCTACCTGCTGCTTGTCACTGGAAAGGGGCACGCCAGCTGGATCAGAGAGGAAAATCACTTCCACAG GCACTTGGCAAAGGTGAATGATGTGGATGCAACAGATACAAGCAACCCCAACCTGAACTATGGCCTGGTGGTGGACTGTGGCAGCAGTGGCTCCAGAGTATTTGTGTACTGTTGGCCCCGGCATAATGGTAATCCCCGTGATCTGCTGGACATTCGGCAAATGAGAGATCAACACCGCAAGCCAGTTGTCATGAAGATCAAACCAG gTATCTCCGAATTGGCTAAAACACCTGAGAAAGCCAGTGACTATATTTATCCACTTCTGAGCTTTGCATCCGAACACATTCCCAAAAATAAGCACCAAGAAACTCCCTTGTACATCCTGTGCACTGCCGGAATGAGAATCCTTCCTGAAAG TCAACAAGAAGCACTTCTTGAGGATCTGCGAACTGACATCCCAGTCCACTTCAACTTCCTCTTCTCTGATTCACATGTGGAAGTGATTTCTGGAAAACAGGAAG GTGTCTATGCATGGATTGGAATAAACTTTGTCCTTGGAAGGTTCAACCATGTGCACAATG ATAACAAAGCTGTAGTGGAGGTTCATGTCCCAGGCAGCGATCAGCAGGAGGCGCTGATGAGGAAAAGGACTGCCGGTGTCCTGGACATGGGCGGTGTCTCCACACAGATCGCATATGAAGTGCCCAAAACTGTAAGCTTTGCTTCTCCACAGCAG GAGGAAGTTGCCAAGAACTTACTGGCCGAGTTCAACTTGGGGTGTGATGCACATCGCACAGAGCATGTTTATCGTGTTTATGTGTCCACATTCCTGGGTTTTGGAGGAAATGCAGCACGGCAAAGATATGAGGAGAGTGTCATTAGGAATATTGCCACTCGAAACAA GCTGTTAGGTCAGCGTATGGGTGAGACCCCAGAGTCTCCCCTCCTGGACCCGTGTCTTCCTGCAGACCTGCTGGATGAAATTGGTCCATCGACGCAGAAGCTGCATCTGCGAGGCACAGGAGACTTTGACCAGTGTCGACAGATTCTCCAGCCGTTCCTCAACCGCACCAATGAGACCCTAACCTCTCTCAGTGGCATCTACCAGCCAGCCATTGACTACACCAACAGTCAGTTCTACGGGTTCTCTGAGTTCTACTACTGCACGGAGGATGTTCTGCGCATGGGAGGGGACTATAACGCTTCCAAATATGCCCAGGCTGCCAAG agTTACTGTTCCACCCAGTGGAAGACTCTGAGGGAGCAATTTGACTCTGGCTGGTATGCCTCACATGCTGACCATCACAGACTAAA GTACCAGTGTTTTAAATCCGCATGGCTGTATGAAGTATTGCACTCAGGATTCTCTTTCCCAGAAAACTATAAAAACCTGAGGACTGCCCTATTGGTCTATGATAAGGAGGTCCAATGGACTCTTGGTGCTATTCTTTACAGAACACGGTTTCTGCCTTTGAG AGACATCCCTCAGGAAAGTCTGAAAGGAGTGCATTCTCACTGGCGGCACAGCTTTTCCTTTGTCAACAACCACTACTTATTCCTGGCTTGTTTCTTCATTGTATTGTTGTCTATTATGCTGTACTTACTGCGACTCCGCCGCATCCATCGGCGGGACACCCCTTCCTCTGTGACGTGGTTGGAGGAGGGCCTTGGCTCACCCACACTCCCTATCAACCTCTAA
- the entpd4 gene encoding ectonucleoside triphosphate diphosphohydrolase 4 isoform X1 yields the protein MGRISFSCLFPAPWHFSLSSQVLPRLMVPSLRQLLFIGLVLCLIGLLYLLLVTGKGHASWIREENHFHRHLAKVNDVDATDTSNPNLNYGLVVDCGSSGSRVFVYCWPRHNGNPRDLLDIRQMRDQHRKPVVMKIKPGISELAKTPEKASDYIYPLLSFASEHIPKNKHQETPLYILCTAGMRILPESQQEALLEDLRTDIPVHFNFLFSDSHVEVISGKQEGVYAWIGINFVLGRFNHVHNDNKAVVEVHVPGSDQQEALMRKRTAGVLDMGGVSTQIAYEVPKTVSFASPQQEEVAKNLLAEFNLGCDAHRTEHVYRVYVSTFLGFGGNAARQRYEESVIRNIATRNKLLGQRMGETPESPLLDPCLPADLLDEIGPSTQKLHLRGTGDFDQCRQILQPFLNRTNETLTSLSGIYQPAIDYTNSQFYGFSEFYYCTEDVLRMGGDYNASKYAQAAKSYCSTQWKTLREQFDSGWYASHADHHRLKYQCFKSAWLYEVLHSGFSFPENYKNLRTALLVYDKEVQWTLGAILYRTRFLPLRDIPQESLKGVHSHWRHSFSFVNNHYLFLACFFIVLLSIMLYLLRLRRIHRRDTPSSVTWLEEGLGSPTLPINL from the exons ATGGGAAG GATCAGCTTCTCGTGCCTTTTCCCAGCACCGTGGCATTTCAGCCTCTCGTCCCAGGTTCTTCCTCGGCTCATGGTACCTTCCCTCAGACAGCTGCTCTTCATCGGCCTGGTGCTCTGCCTCATAGGACTGCTCTACCTGCTGCTTGTCACTGGAAAGGGGCACGCCAGCTGGATCAGAGAGGAAAATCACTTCCACAG GCACTTGGCAAAGGTGAATGATGTGGATGCAACAGATACAAGCAACCCCAACCTGAACTATGGCCTGGTGGTGGACTGTGGCAGCAGTGGCTCCAGAGTATTTGTGTACTGTTGGCCCCGGCATAATGGTAATCCCCGTGATCTGCTGGACATTCGGCAAATGAGAGATCAACACCGCAAGCCAGTTGTCATGAAGATCAAACCAG gTATCTCCGAATTGGCTAAAACACCTGAGAAAGCCAGTGACTATATTTATCCACTTCTGAGCTTTGCATCCGAACACATTCCCAAAAATAAGCACCAAGAAACTCCCTTGTACATCCTGTGCACTGCCGGAATGAGAATCCTTCCTGAAAG TCAACAAGAAGCACTTCTTGAGGATCTGCGAACTGACATCCCAGTCCACTTCAACTTCCTCTTCTCTGATTCACATGTGGAAGTGATTTCTGGAAAACAGGAAG GTGTCTATGCATGGATTGGAATAAACTTTGTCCTTGGAAGGTTCAACCATGTGCACAATG ATAACAAAGCTGTAGTGGAGGTTCATGTCCCAGGCAGCGATCAGCAGGAGGCGCTGATGAGGAAAAGGACTGCCGGTGTCCTGGACATGGGCGGTGTCTCCACACAGATCGCATATGAAGTGCCCAAAACTGTAAGCTTTGCTTCTCCACAGCAG GAGGAAGTTGCCAAGAACTTACTGGCCGAGTTCAACTTGGGGTGTGATGCACATCGCACAGAGCATGTTTATCGTGTTTATGTGTCCACATTCCTGGGTTTTGGAGGAAATGCAGCACGGCAAAGATATGAGGAGAGTGTCATTAGGAATATTGCCACTCGAAACAA GCTGTTAGGTCAGCGTATGGGTGAGACCCCAGAGTCTCCCCTCCTGGACCCGTGTCTTCCTGCAGACCTGCTGGATGAAATTGGTCCATCGACGCAGAAGCTGCATCTGCGAGGCACAGGAGACTTTGACCAGTGTCGACAGATTCTCCAGCCGTTCCTCAACCGCACCAATGAGACCCTAACCTCTCTCAGTGGCATCTACCAGCCAGCCATTGACTACACCAACAGTCAGTTCTACGGGTTCTCTGAGTTCTACTACTGCACGGAGGATGTTCTGCGCATGGGAGGGGACTATAACGCTTCCAAATATGCCCAGGCTGCCAAG agTTACTGTTCCACCCAGTGGAAGACTCTGAGGGAGCAATTTGACTCTGGCTGGTATGCCTCACATGCTGACCATCACAGACTAAA GTACCAGTGTTTTAAATCCGCATGGCTGTATGAAGTATTGCACTCAGGATTCTCTTTCCCAGAAAACTATAAAAACCTGAGGACTGCCCTATTGGTCTATGATAAGGAGGTCCAATGGACTCTTGGTGCTATTCTTTACAGAACACGGTTTCTGCCTTTGAG AGACATCCCTCAGGAAAGTCTGAAAGGAGTGCATTCTCACTGGCGGCACAGCTTTTCCTTTGTCAACAACCACTACTTATTCCTGGCTTGTTTCTTCATTGTATTGTTGTCTATTATGCTGTACTTACTGCGACTCCGCCGCATCCATCGGCGGGACACCCCTTCCTCTGTGACGTGGTTGGAGGAGGGCCTTGGCTCACCCACACTCCCTATCAACCTCTAA
- the entpd4 gene encoding ectonucleoside triphosphate diphosphohydrolase 4 isoform X2 — MGRISFSCLFPAPWHFSLSSQVLPRLMVPSLRQLLFIGLVLCLIGLLYLLLVTGKGHASWIREENHFHRHLAKVNDVDATDTSNPNLNYGLVVDCGSSGSRVFVYCWPRHNGNPRDLLDIRQMRDQHRKPVVMKIKPGISELAKTPEKASDYIYPLLSFASEHIPKNKHQETPLYILCTAGMRILPESQQEALLEDLRTDIPVHFNFLFSDSHVEVISGKQEGVYAWIGINFVLGRFNHVHNDNKAVVEVHVPGSDQQEALMRKRTAGVLDMGGVSTQIAYEVPKTEEVAKNLLAEFNLGCDAHRTEHVYRVYVSTFLGFGGNAARQRYEESVIRNIATRNKLLGQRMGETPESPLLDPCLPADLLDEIGPSTQKLHLRGTGDFDQCRQILQPFLNRTNETLTSLSGIYQPAIDYTNSQFYGFSEFYYCTEDVLRMGGDYNASKYAQAAKSYCSTQWKTLREQFDSGWYASHADHHRLKYQCFKSAWLYEVLHSGFSFPENYKNLRTALLVYDKEVQWTLGAILYRTRFLPLRDIPQESLKGVHSHWRHSFSFVNNHYLFLACFFIVLLSIMLYLLRLRRIHRRDTPSSVTWLEEGLGSPTLPINL, encoded by the exons ATGGGAAG GATCAGCTTCTCGTGCCTTTTCCCAGCACCGTGGCATTTCAGCCTCTCGTCCCAGGTTCTTCCTCGGCTCATGGTACCTTCCCTCAGACAGCTGCTCTTCATCGGCCTGGTGCTCTGCCTCATAGGACTGCTCTACCTGCTGCTTGTCACTGGAAAGGGGCACGCCAGCTGGATCAGAGAGGAAAATCACTTCCACAG GCACTTGGCAAAGGTGAATGATGTGGATGCAACAGATACAAGCAACCCCAACCTGAACTATGGCCTGGTGGTGGACTGTGGCAGCAGTGGCTCCAGAGTATTTGTGTACTGTTGGCCCCGGCATAATGGTAATCCCCGTGATCTGCTGGACATTCGGCAAATGAGAGATCAACACCGCAAGCCAGTTGTCATGAAGATCAAACCAG gTATCTCCGAATTGGCTAAAACACCTGAGAAAGCCAGTGACTATATTTATCCACTTCTGAGCTTTGCATCCGAACACATTCCCAAAAATAAGCACCAAGAAACTCCCTTGTACATCCTGTGCACTGCCGGAATGAGAATCCTTCCTGAAAG TCAACAAGAAGCACTTCTTGAGGATCTGCGAACTGACATCCCAGTCCACTTCAACTTCCTCTTCTCTGATTCACATGTGGAAGTGATTTCTGGAAAACAGGAAG GTGTCTATGCATGGATTGGAATAAACTTTGTCCTTGGAAGGTTCAACCATGTGCACAATG ATAACAAAGCTGTAGTGGAGGTTCATGTCCCAGGCAGCGATCAGCAGGAGGCGCTGATGAGGAAAAGGACTGCCGGTGTCCTGGACATGGGCGGTGTCTCCACACAGATCGCATATGAAGTGCCCAAAACT GAGGAAGTTGCCAAGAACTTACTGGCCGAGTTCAACTTGGGGTGTGATGCACATCGCACAGAGCATGTTTATCGTGTTTATGTGTCCACATTCCTGGGTTTTGGAGGAAATGCAGCACGGCAAAGATATGAGGAGAGTGTCATTAGGAATATTGCCACTCGAAACAA GCTGTTAGGTCAGCGTATGGGTGAGACCCCAGAGTCTCCCCTCCTGGACCCGTGTCTTCCTGCAGACCTGCTGGATGAAATTGGTCCATCGACGCAGAAGCTGCATCTGCGAGGCACAGGAGACTTTGACCAGTGTCGACAGATTCTCCAGCCGTTCCTCAACCGCACCAATGAGACCCTAACCTCTCTCAGTGGCATCTACCAGCCAGCCATTGACTACACCAACAGTCAGTTCTACGGGTTCTCTGAGTTCTACTACTGCACGGAGGATGTTCTGCGCATGGGAGGGGACTATAACGCTTCCAAATATGCCCAGGCTGCCAAG agTTACTGTTCCACCCAGTGGAAGACTCTGAGGGAGCAATTTGACTCTGGCTGGTATGCCTCACATGCTGACCATCACAGACTAAA GTACCAGTGTTTTAAATCCGCATGGCTGTATGAAGTATTGCACTCAGGATTCTCTTTCCCAGAAAACTATAAAAACCTGAGGACTGCCCTATTGGTCTATGATAAGGAGGTCCAATGGACTCTTGGTGCTATTCTTTACAGAACACGGTTTCTGCCTTTGAG AGACATCCCTCAGGAAAGTCTGAAAGGAGTGCATTCTCACTGGCGGCACAGCTTTTCCTTTGTCAACAACCACTACTTATTCCTGGCTTGTTTCTTCATTGTATTGTTGTCTATTATGCTGTACTTACTGCGACTCCGCCGCATCCATCGGCGGGACACCCCTTCCTCTGTGACGTGGTTGGAGGAGGGCCTTGGCTCACCCACACTCCCTATCAACCTCTAA